The Lathyrus oleraceus cultivar Zhongwan6 chromosome 5, CAAS_Psat_ZW6_1.0, whole genome shotgun sequence genome includes the window AATGTATTCATACATGGTTTAAGaaaaaaattgaaggagattgaagtaGAATGAAAAAAGATGGGGTTGGAGGGTAAGAACTTGTGTGTAAAAATATGTGAGATGCACAATGTATTTATAGATGAACCATGAAATGCATGCGCCAGAGGGTTAGGCGCCACACACACAAGCACATGCATGCGCCATATGCATGGCGCATTTGCTAAACTACACATGCATGCGCCAGTAACCATGGCGCCTCCATTCAATATTTTGGAATCCTTTGTAATCTAAGTGGATGCGCCAGTTCATCTGTTTGAAAAgtgattattatttttttttaaatgattatttagaaacttaatttgaaaaatacggttattttaaaaaaaaatcaaaattttactgtgttatatttatttatttgtgACAAATATGCTTTATTTGTTTAATGTATGAGTCAGGAAACAACTACTTTGATGACCTTTAATGAATCTAAATTGCTTATAAACTCTTGCTCATGAAAGAATGAGGATATACACATTCTTTTATGGATTACAGAATGCTAGGAAGCAAATAAAGAATAAcaaaacatataaaaaaaataaaaacaacacCAATGAGCAAAATCAGAATGAACTATAAACAAAGTAACTATATTCCATCAAATAATGAAGTCACAAAAACGTGATTCCTAGACTAAACTAGAATAATAGGAAACcatatttttctttaaaaaatgGTTACAACTAAATAAGATAAAAATTATATAAGAACTAAACTAAGTTTACTATATTTTAGGCCCAAATTGCCATAACCGACATGCCTCCTGCGCCTAGAAAAACAGCTATATAACACAATAATTGAAGCTTGATTCTACTTTGCAACTTTGTACCCATAAATTCATTAGCCAATAAATCAACAAGTGCCATGTAATTGAGAAGCCCTGCAGAAATAGCATTTAGAACCCCTTCTACAATTAGTGCAGTTGGACTAGTGTCACTATACACTTCTGATAATCCAATCCCTAATGCTATCCCAAATGGCGTTGTCACTGAGAAAAAAAATACCATTATCACTTTCATCTTCACTCCATAATCAGCCTATAAAAAATATACATAACACATTAGAATCATATATTAATAGTAATAgtgataataataataataccTGTAATATGCAACCACCCAAACCCATCCCCTCAAAGAGTTGATGGAAGCAAAGTGCAGCAATGAGAGGCTTTATTGTGCAAGGATTCTCCGAAGCACCCATTGACAAACCAATCACTACTGAGTGCACCACAATTCCTAACTCCAAAACCTGGACCCAATTCCACACACATCATATCAACAAAACAAGAAACAAGAAACTCAACATAAATATAACATTTAATAACAAAGAAATTAATTAACCTGAGCCACAACACGGTAACGAAGCAATTGTTCGGCATTCACATTCTTCTCATGTCCATTTGCAATCGCAAGACCATGACCAAGTTCCAATTCCTTTGTCGTTTCCAAATTATTCACAGAAGAAGACATAGGAAGTTTCTTTTTAAAATAACTTAAAGAAAATGAATCAACCATGAGAGTAAAAATGGCGGAGATCATAGCAATGAAAGTGGTGAATGGGAATTTATGCCAAGGGTGTTGAGGCAAACAAGGAGAAGTTAAATCCGCAAATGAATCTGGCATGACGTGTATATAACCGGTAGCAAGTATAACACCGCAGGCAAAAGCTTTTATAACGACGAACAAGTCTCCGTCGGGTTTTAAAGCCGGAACCGAAGTTGTGAAAATCGGAATGCAAACACCAATCATGCTTGACAACAATATGCAAAATATTGCAATTACCTTTAACTTTAGTGCTTCATTTTTATCGTGACAACCACCTTCATATTTCGATGAACATTCTTCACACGAGACTAATGGTAATGATAATAATAGAAATAGAATGGTTACAACTACAACGTTGGGGTTATTTCTTACCATATTTATATGAAAGAAACAACTGAATTGAACTTGTTAGGGAGAAACTGTGATGTGATGTGAGAAATGAGTGTTTGTTACAATGAGAGGTTTTGAGAGGTTTTATAGACAGAGAGTATTTCATAGTTTAGatgtgaaaatgatgaaattacTTTATTGCACTTAAGTTAAAGTGTTTTTATATATAATTAGGGGTAGATTTGGAAGAATAGAGAGAGTGTGGTTGCTTGTGTTGGGTGTGTGGTAAATATGGTTCCTTGAAAAACTCAATTGCTCTTGATCCATAGTGGCATAAGTAAGACACATGCTTCAACTTCTTTTTTATTTAAAGAGAGACGCAATTATGACATATGTGAAAATGAATGATTGATTACATGGAAGAGTGACACTTAACTTTTTTTTCTCTATAAAACTAGTTGAAATCTGAGAAATATTGTTTAATTTGATAATTTTATTATagaaatttaaaattaaaaaatagaTTAACTGAAATATTCAACAACAATAAATAAGTAGTTGATTTAATATATCATGGAAACAATTATTATTGAGTTGACATCGACATACTTGTAGGCATAACAATTCATATAGTATATAATTAAGAAAAATTAAGAAAAATGTTATTTATACACCGAAACACCGAAAGATACACTACATCGAATTTGACCGTTCACTAATACgataaataataaaatattataataataaaatattattttataaaaatatatgtaattttttttttattaaagagTATTATGTGATTAACCAATTTCATAACTTCATTAATcaatatttaatattttattaatcaaCTTTGTTTTATtactaaaaattatttttatatcTGACTGTTAATTAACCAACTTCATAACTTCGTTAAccaattttttatatttaattaaccaattttattttaCCACGAAGAACTATTTTTAATATCTGTGCgtttattaaccaacttcatTAATTCATTAACCAATTATTTACATTTCATTAATCAACTTTATTTTAATATACAAATCACTATTCATACATTGTTCACAGGAGTATTGTTCATGTGTACGCACTATTCACATGGTACTGTTCATGAACTATTCACGCAATTATTCATATATGATTTTACTGTTCACGACACAATTGACCGTATTTGTGAATAGTACTTACAGTATATGTGTAAATTAAACAGTAAGAATATCAATATTGTATAATTAAACATGATTTTACATGCTTATAGTCATAgctaggggtggcaaacgggcatgcccgccccgtttaggccTGCCCCACAAAAGCCCGCAAGAAAATGGGGCGGGACGGGGCGGTCAAAGGTCACTTACTAGGCCCGCCCCATTTAATGACGGGCATGCCCGTTATTCTCTTTAAAAAAACCTTTTTCACTCATGATGATATAATTTAAAAAAGTACTCATATATTCTAATACTACTAAAATCTAATAAAGTCTTTACTAAATAATGTATGTAAAAACACACTTGCGCATAAAAATCACTATCATTATCCTACATCCAATAATTAAATTCAACCAACCTTAAATTAAATATCACGAATTCAACATAAGTTCAACACCACAAATTCAACAAAAGTTCAACTCCATAAATTCAACAAAAGTTATGAAAGAAGTCATAAATAGTTTAATCTAACACAAAAATCTCTAAATTCTCTACAAACATAAAAGATGCACTCATCAATCTTCATCTACGTCATGAACATATGATGCTTCAGTTGTAATACTTTTCGTCAAACTTCCATCATCATTATCTTCATCATCACCCACTACATCTATAAAAAAATTAAGTGTAAGTAACAAAATTAAAAGAATCACAAAGTATTAAAAGAAACTTTAATATTTGATTATGTACCAAAATTGTTGAAACCGTGAATCCAATTGCGAGTATAAATTAATGCCTTTACATTCTTCGACAATAAGCGACTTCTATATTTGTTTAGAATGATTGAACCAATACTGAAAGCAGATTCAGATGCAACAGTAGTAATAGGGATGCCTAACAAATCACGAGCCAATAAAGATAACTCTTTAAACCTATTCCAATTCTCCTTCCACCATTGAAGAACATTCAAGTCATCAAAATTTTGATAACTTAAATCCACACTTGCCTCCTCCAAATAAACATCAAGTTGAGACTTTCCGGTCTCTGTTGCAAGTTGTTGTTTGTGTGCTTTCAAATCCTATTATAATAAAAAGGAAAAGAATAGACACATGTTACAACATGTAACAATTGACAACATTTTACAACATGTAACATATTAAAACAATCAAATTTAGACAGCATTTAGCAGCATGTTTGTaacattaacaacaacatatttGTCAATTTACAGCATGTTATAACAATATTTAACAGCATGTTATAATTGGCATCATGTTTCTTACatttaacaacaacatatatAACAGTTTACAGCATGTTATAACAGCATTTAACAGCATGTAACAGTTTACAGCATGTTTCTTACATTTAACAGCAGCATATTTGGCAATTTACAGCATGTTATAACAGCATTTAACAGCATGTAACAGTTTACAGCATGTTTCTTACATTTAACAGCAGCATATTTGGCAATTTACAGCATGTTATAACAGCATTTAAAAGCATGTAACAATTGACAGCATGTCTCTTACATTTAACAGTAACATATTTGGCAATTTGCAGCATGTTATAATAGTATTTAACAGCATGTAACAATTGACAACATGTTTCTTATATTTAACAGCAGCATATTTGGCAATTTAGAGCATCTTATTAAAGCGTTTAACAACATGTAACATATTAAAGCAAGTTAATAATTAGAGGAGGCTACATACATTGAACAAACTTTTAGTTAATGCGTGTGAACTTGATTCCCCTCTAGTGATGGAAGATGGGGTTTGAGAGGTTGTAGAAGACGAAGTATGAAGGCGACGATACATCTCAAAGAGAGTGTACAATTTCTGCTTGATTTCATTTGTTTTAATCGTTGAGGTAAGTGGATCAACTTTTTCATACATGTATCCCAAAGAGGTAAGCTTAATCATTGGGTCAAGAACTGCTCCTAGAGCAAGAACCACATTATAATCACTCTAATACTTCTCAAACATGATCATCATTCTTTCAGCCATGTCTCTTATAAGAGTGTCTTCATCTTTGATGCTTGCCATCAAAATACACTGAATTTTCCAAATTTGCAAAAAATACAATTTGGAAGTAGGATAAGACATTCCGGAAATTAAGTTTATTGTCTCATAAAATGGCAACAAGAATGTGCATATCTTATCTCCtcttttccaatcttcttctGAAGGGAAAACCTTATAATTATCATCATGAAAAATAAGGCTTGCAAATACACGTCGGTACTTCAATGCACTTGGAAGCATCAAATAAGTAGAATTCCATCTAGTGGAAACATCGTGAGATAAACCAGCCGATGTTTCAATACCACCAATGAGTTTAATGCATT containing:
- the LOC127079181 gene encoding fe(2+) transport protein 1, which gives rise to MVRNNPNVVVVTILFLLLSLPLVSCEECSSKYEGGCHDKNEALKLKVIAIFCILLSSMIGVCIPIFTTSVPALKPDGDLFVVIKAFACGVILATGYIHVMPDSFADLTSPCLPQHPWHKFPFTTFIAMISAIFTLMVDSFSLSYFKKKLPMSSSVNNLETTKELELGHGLAIANGHEKNVNAEQLLRYRVVAQVLELGIVVHSVVIGLSMGASENPCTIKPLIAALCFHQLFEGMGLGGCILQADYGVKMKVIMVFFFSVTTPFGIALGIGLSEVYSDTSPTALIVEGVLNAISAGLLNYMALVDLLANEFMGTKLQSRIKLQLLCYIAVFLGAGGMSVMAIWA